A genomic segment from Corylus avellana chromosome ca5, CavTom2PMs-1.0 encodes:
- the LOC132180976 gene encoding peroxidase 31-like: MAMLPILFITALSLFLTPAQSQLSLDYYHNSCPRFNQIVQDTITSKQITSPTTAAASLRLFFHDCLVNGCDGSILISSTPFNSAERDADINHSLPGDAFDVVVRAKTALELACPNTVSCADILAVATRDLVTMVGGPYYNVLLGRKDGLVSKSSYVEGKLPRPTMSISQIIELFASNGFSIQETVALCGAHTIGFSHCKEFSSGIYNYSRYSQYDTQYNPRFAQALQKACSDYQKNPTLSVFNDIMTPNKFDNMYFQNLPKGLGLLRSDHGLYSDPRTKPFVETYAADQSKFFQAFGKAMEKLSVYKVNTGRKGEIRHRCDAFN, encoded by the coding sequence ATGGCGATGCTTCCCATTCTCTTTATCACAGCTCTGTCACTCTTTCTCACTCCCGCACAGTCCCAACTCAGCCTGGACTACTACCACAACTCCTGCCCAAGATTCAACCAAATCGTGCAAGACACCATCACCAGCAAGCAGATCACCAGCCCCACCACCGCCGCCGCGTCGCTCCGCCTCTTCTTCCACGACTGCCTCGTCAACGGCTGCGATGGCTCCATTCTTATCTCCTCCACGCCCTTCAACTCCGCCGAGCGCGACGCCGACATCAACCACTCACTCCCCGGCGACGCCTTCGACGTCGTCGTCCGAGCCAAGACCGCCCTCGAGCTCGCCTGCCCCAACACCGTCTCGTGCGCCGACATCCTCGCCGTCGCCACGCGCGACCTCGTCACCATGGTCGGCGGTCCCTACTACAATGTCCTCCTTGGACGCAAAGATGGGCTGGTCTCAAAATCTTCGTATGTGGAAGGCAAGCTTCCGAGACCCACCATGTCTATCTCTCAGATTATCGAGCTTTTCGCGTCCAATGGCTTCTCGATCCAAGAAACCGTGGCTTTGTGCGGTGCTCACACAATTGGGTTCTCTCATTGCAAGGAGTTTAGCTCTGGGATCTATAACTACAGCAGGTATTCGCAGTACGACACGCAGTACAATCCGAGGTTCGCTCAGGCATTGCAGAAGGCTTGCTCCGATTATCAGAAAAACCCCACGTTGTCCGTGTTCAACGACATCATGACTCCGAACAAATTCGACAACATGTACTTCCAGAACCTGCCAAAGGGGTTGGGGCTGTTGAGGTCCGATCACGGCTTGTACAGTGATCCGAGGACTAAGCCGTTCGTGGAGACGTACGCGGCGGATCAGAGCAAGTTCTTTCAGGCGTTTGGGAAGGCAATGGAGAAGCTGAGTGTGTATAAGGTGAACACAGGGAGGAAAGGAGAGATTCGGCACAGGTGTGATGCGTTTAACTGA
- the LOC132180974 gene encoding senescence-associated carboxylesterase 101-like isoform X2, with the protein MNRSDSPLFSSGLELGSFVVTSNVLHHSWAAISELYGEIHEPPSWASPVRFRTFQQPNCTIIAFVTWPPCTKEHLQGQGGGDLVSSSALKETFPLFEFLSTKTNPRFSINKPAIDLFASVRGVLDFLKSQISTKPLIIAGHSVGGSVASLFTLWLLDKINLATTKRPLCITFGSPLVGDDGLQEAILQYSAWNSCFLHVVSDRDPVPRVLISPYNPTAPELASPTNQYKPFGTFLLYSELGCACLEDPESVLELLVATYSEGPGFDYKDIFQQLNGNVICKDSTKDDEWIAQPLPAGIITQLGAIGLGRLQLQQQSIDMNTLIRQTEIRERKWLIRRREAYNDSKLNEMKVNMAQLEWYKKFSEDKKIGYYDMFKNEYDSRNNTLQRFKKSLTCYWTDMVDEVEKKPQWRGASFTTRWLFSGTIYRRMVEPLNIAEYYRDGKTDYIAKGRSKHYKLLEQWLDEDESRSASRPNNPKKQNLKGGLTEDSCFWAYVEEALISVNALSNGQYSSNDMDKHKRSLIQFEDYVWGMLKNCAVSSEIFLEQSSFMKWWKKYLEIIRKGIMGTSPFTEFMQNRQYSQYAPGCQ; encoded by the exons ATGAACCGATCTGATTCTCCCTT ATTTAGCAGTGGGTTAGAGTTGGGAAGTTTTGTTGTGACCTCTAATGTCCTGCACCATTCATGGGCTGCAATTTCGGAACTCTACGGAGAAATCCATGAACCACCATCTTGGGCTTCCCCTGTTAGATTCAGAACTTTTCAGCAGCCAAATTGTACAATCATAGCTTTCGTTACTTGGCCTCCTTGTACCAAAGAGCATCTTCAAGGACAAGGAGGAGGAGACTTGGTTTCATCATCAGCTCTTAAGGAGACTTTTCCTCTCTTTGAATTCCTGTCCACCAAAACCAACCCACGTTTCTCCATTAACAAACCTGCAATCGATCTTTTTGCCAGTGTCCGTGGTGTGCTGGATTTCTTGAAATCTCAG ATTTCCACAAAGCCATTAATTATCGCTGGACACTCTGTGGGAGGATCTGTTGCCTCTCTCTTCACCTTATGGCTGctggacaaaatcaatttagCAACCACCAAACGCCCACTTTGCATCACTTTTGGTTCGCCCCTTGTTGGTGATGATGGCCTGCAAGAAGCCATATTACAATATTCAGCATGGAACTCTTGCTTTTTGCATGTAGTTTCTGACCGAGATCCAGTCCCCAGAGTCTTAATTTCACCCTACAATCCTACTGCTCCTGAATTGGCTTCTCCAACCAACCAATACAAGCCTTTTGGCACATTTCTGTTGTATTCCGAACTGGGTTGTGCTTGTCTTGAGGACCCTGAATCTGTTTTGGAGTTGTTGGTGGCAACCTACTCAGAGGGTCCTGGCTTTGACTATAAAGATATTTTCCAACAACTCAACGGTAATGTAATTTGCAAGGATAGTACAAAAGATGATGAATGGATTGCACAACCATTACCGGCAGGCATTATTACACAACTAGGAGCAATCGGACTGGGGCGACTGCAG CTACAACAGCAGAGCATTGACATGAACACACTGATTAGACAGACAGAAATACGGGAGAGGAAATGGTTAATCAGGAGGAGGGAAGCTTATAATGATTCCAAATTAAATGAGATGAAAGTAAACATGGCCCAACTGGAATGGTACAAGAAGTTTTCTGAGGACAAGAAAATTGGATACTATGACATGTTCAAGAATGAATACGATAGCAGAAACAATACACTACAAAGGTTCAAGAAATCCCTCACATGTTACTGGACAGACATGGTTGATGAAGTAGAGAAAAAGCCCCAGTGGAGAGGCGCCTCGTTTACTACCCGCTGGCTCTTTTCCGGAACAATCTACCGAAGGATGGTTGAACCGCTGAACATAGCTGAATACTACCGCGACGGCAAAACAGACTACATAGCTAAAGGAAGGTCAAAACATTACAAGCTATTGGAGCAATGGCTCGATGAAGATGAGAGCAGAAGCGCAAGCCGTCCAAATAATCCCAAGAAACAAAATCTCAAGGGTGGTCTGACGGAGGATTCTTGCTTTTGGGCATATGTTGAGGAGGCTCTCATTTCCGTCAATGCGCTGAGCAATGGACAGTACTCTTCGAATGATATGGATAAACATAAACGGAGCCTGATTCAGTTTGAAGACTATGTATGGGGTATGCTCAAGAATTGTGCAGTATCCTCTGAGATATTCTTGGAGCAGAGCAGCTTCATGAAATGGTGGAAAAAGTACTTGGAAATTATCCGAAAAGGCATCATGGGAACTTCTCCATTCACTGAGTTCATGCAAAATCGCCAGTACAGCCAGTATGCTCCTGGCTGCCAGTAG
- the LOC132180974 gene encoding senescence-associated carboxylesterase 101-like isoform X1 → MNRSDSPLFSSGLELGSFVVTSNVLHHSWAAISELYGEIHEPPSWASPVRFRTFQQPNCTIIAFVTWPPCTKEHLQGQGGGDLVSSSALKETFPLFEFLSTKTNPRFSINKPAIDLFASVRGVLDFLKSQISTKPLIIAGHSVGGSVASLFTLWLLDKINLATTKRPLCITFGSPLVGDDGLQEAILQYSAWNSCFLHVVSDRDPVPRVLISPYNPTAPELASPTNQYKPFGTFLLYSELGCACLEDPESVLELLVATYSEGPGFDYKDIFQQLNGNVICKDSTKDDEWIAQPLPAGIITQLGAIGLGRLQQLQQQSIDMNTLIRQTEIRERKWLIRRREAYNDSKLNEMKVNMAQLEWYKKFSEDKKIGYYDMFKNEYDSRNNTLQRFKKSLTCYWTDMVDEVEKKPQWRGASFTTRWLFSGTIYRRMVEPLNIAEYYRDGKTDYIAKGRSKHYKLLEQWLDEDESRSASRPNNPKKQNLKGGLTEDSCFWAYVEEALISVNALSNGQYSSNDMDKHKRSLIQFEDYVWGMLKNCAVSSEIFLEQSSFMKWWKKYLEIIRKGIMGTSPFTEFMQNRQYSQYAPGCQ, encoded by the exons ATGAACCGATCTGATTCTCCCTT ATTTAGCAGTGGGTTAGAGTTGGGAAGTTTTGTTGTGACCTCTAATGTCCTGCACCATTCATGGGCTGCAATTTCGGAACTCTACGGAGAAATCCATGAACCACCATCTTGGGCTTCCCCTGTTAGATTCAGAACTTTTCAGCAGCCAAATTGTACAATCATAGCTTTCGTTACTTGGCCTCCTTGTACCAAAGAGCATCTTCAAGGACAAGGAGGAGGAGACTTGGTTTCATCATCAGCTCTTAAGGAGACTTTTCCTCTCTTTGAATTCCTGTCCACCAAAACCAACCCACGTTTCTCCATTAACAAACCTGCAATCGATCTTTTTGCCAGTGTCCGTGGTGTGCTGGATTTCTTGAAATCTCAG ATTTCCACAAAGCCATTAATTATCGCTGGACACTCTGTGGGAGGATCTGTTGCCTCTCTCTTCACCTTATGGCTGctggacaaaatcaatttagCAACCACCAAACGCCCACTTTGCATCACTTTTGGTTCGCCCCTTGTTGGTGATGATGGCCTGCAAGAAGCCATATTACAATATTCAGCATGGAACTCTTGCTTTTTGCATGTAGTTTCTGACCGAGATCCAGTCCCCAGAGTCTTAATTTCACCCTACAATCCTACTGCTCCTGAATTGGCTTCTCCAACCAACCAATACAAGCCTTTTGGCACATTTCTGTTGTATTCCGAACTGGGTTGTGCTTGTCTTGAGGACCCTGAATCTGTTTTGGAGTTGTTGGTGGCAACCTACTCAGAGGGTCCTGGCTTTGACTATAAAGATATTTTCCAACAACTCAACGGTAATGTAATTTGCAAGGATAGTACAAAAGATGATGAATGGATTGCACAACCATTACCGGCAGGCATTATTACACAACTAGGAGCAATCGGACTGGGGCGACTGCAG CAGCTACAACAGCAGAGCATTGACATGAACACACTGATTAGACAGACAGAAATACGGGAGAGGAAATGGTTAATCAGGAGGAGGGAAGCTTATAATGATTCCAAATTAAATGAGATGAAAGTAAACATGGCCCAACTGGAATGGTACAAGAAGTTTTCTGAGGACAAGAAAATTGGATACTATGACATGTTCAAGAATGAATACGATAGCAGAAACAATACACTACAAAGGTTCAAGAAATCCCTCACATGTTACTGGACAGACATGGTTGATGAAGTAGAGAAAAAGCCCCAGTGGAGAGGCGCCTCGTTTACTACCCGCTGGCTCTTTTCCGGAACAATCTACCGAAGGATGGTTGAACCGCTGAACATAGCTGAATACTACCGCGACGGCAAAACAGACTACATAGCTAAAGGAAGGTCAAAACATTACAAGCTATTGGAGCAATGGCTCGATGAAGATGAGAGCAGAAGCGCAAGCCGTCCAAATAATCCCAAGAAACAAAATCTCAAGGGTGGTCTGACGGAGGATTCTTGCTTTTGGGCATATGTTGAGGAGGCTCTCATTTCCGTCAATGCGCTGAGCAATGGACAGTACTCTTCGAATGATATGGATAAACATAAACGGAGCCTGATTCAGTTTGAAGACTATGTATGGGGTATGCTCAAGAATTGTGCAGTATCCTCTGAGATATTCTTGGAGCAGAGCAGCTTCATGAAATGGTGGAAAAAGTACTTGGAAATTATCCGAAAAGGCATCATGGGAACTTCTCCATTCACTGAGTTCATGCAAAATCGCCAGTACAGCCAGTATGCTCCTGGCTGCCAGTAG